The following are encoded in a window of Mycosarcoma maydis chromosome 10, whole genome shotgun sequence genomic DNA:
- a CDS encoding putative ATP dependent RNA helicase, with translation MPPKKPDLSGYQYSALSSLVIHADRTHRRPDEPSGEAESLAGRINIRDMGTAVKSQGVKNLDKKRKKAQTDDQLSQPLAKRQAASASFSHQNTYTDILQATAELEGLRYNPKTAETRDIYELILGIVHSALGDQAQDVLRSAADTTLEILKDDNLKDLEKKNEIDDILGPLTTESFGQLANLSKKITDYDQTDHDNLTANNDAKLDEIDENAGVAVLFDDEEQQESDHDGVNYVVRDDSDDSDASQDEDPHPRQRQEEVKRQASDAQDDADTDDDEQDALLIGSSNLAANADSKQHDPTHVSPRDIDAFWIQRHISHHYPDAYEASEKADSAFDILSAESDVRDCENSLMELFDYDKFELVQLLTKNRDAVVWCTRLARADDDEKVNVHVAMREKGVAWILKALQGDVANPSGALTNSNPPNPLAPIDLEEAQRKAKRLTSRATIAPGSTAQPRRGVDLEAMAFTQGAHLNTNPKVRLPEGSFKRTKKGYEEIHIPAPPKRTIAQADLVPITTLPQWAQAAFPGATSLNPVQSRCYPVAFGSDEPMLLCAPTGAGKTNVAMLTILNEIGKWRDQASGEIELNAFKIVYVAPMKALVSEQAANFRDRLQSYGIVVNELTGDSQLTKAQIAETQIIVTTPEKWDVISRKSTDTSYTNLVRLVIIDEIHLLHDDRGPVLEAIISRTIRRMQQMNDPVRLVGLSATLPNYQDVATFLRVNPKTGLFYFESNYRPCPLKQEYVGITEKKAIKRLLIMNEITYEKTLDQAGKNQVLIFVHSRKETAKTAKFIRDRAMEQDTLNRFLPPSPASQEVLRSELDNVVDGDLKDVIPYGFGIHHAGMSRLDRELVEALFADGHLQVLVSTATLAWGVNLPAHTVIIKGTQIYNPEKGRWCEITPQDMLQMLGRAGRPQFDTFGEGIIITNHSELQYYLSLLNQQLPIESQLVSKLADNLNAEIVLGTIRNRDEAVAWLGYTYLYVRMLRSPTLYSVTADYAEDDPFLEQKRADIVHTAAALLEKCGLLRYERRTGNFTSNELGRIASHYYITHDSMATYHQQIKPHLGPIDLFRIFALSNEFRHQVVRQDEKLEVAKLLERVPIPVKESADDPIAKVNVLLQSWISQLKLDGYVLAADMVYVTQSAGRILRAIFEICLKRGYARLSRLALDLCKMVESRQWGSMTPLRQFRGIPADLVRRLERKEYPWNRLRDLEPNEIGELIGIPKAGRLVHRLVHQFPRLELQAFFQPLTRSLLHVQLTITPDFQWDEKVHGGAQSFWIMVEDVDAEILHYHDQFLLLRKYAELEHTVTFTIPMTEPIPPNYFISVVSDRWLHSEVRLPISFKNLILPEKFPPHTPLLDLQAQPVSALNDGAAEQLYVESFSHFNKVQTQTFHALYGSDDTAFVGAPTGSGKTVCAELALLRLWKDEEAGRAVCVVPYDSMVAPRVAVWKAKFGSYQDGKEVVGLTGETSADLRLLEMADVVVCTPEHWDVLSRRWRQRKNVQNVALYVFDDIHMIGDLRVGPTYEIVASRARFVAAQTQNSTRIIALSVPLANARDLGDWLGAPSGSVFNFAPSARQVPMEVHIKTFNVAHFPSMMIAMAKPAYLAIIEHAEDQPVIAFVPSRKQAKLTADDLLAYVVADSDRADGESEDGESRFLNIEMDDLEPHLQRVQDGDLRELLANGIAYYHEGLTRNDRRIVERLFSADAIRVVVASKETAWNIPLSAHLVLIMSLQTYEGREHRYVDYPLPDVLQMVGRCTVPNSHGSSRLVLLCQATRKDYFKKFLAEGLPIESRLTSYAQDFFNAEIVARTIDDKQAAVDILTWTLLYRRLQQNPQAYNCQGKSMQHIGEFLSELVENTLADLENSKCISIEDEMDVSPLNLGMIASYYNVSYVTIDVFNMSLKERTKMRGLLEIVSSSAEFEDLPIRQHEDVVLQRIYDRLPLKLDRLDLLSPYHKVFILIQAHFGRMTLPVDLEADQRWVLTKILNLLSACVDVMSSNAFLNAIVAMELSQMVVQACWEKDSVLRQVPGFTADVVQRCRARGVEDVYSLSDLLADLSEAERDDLLRMDKKQVAAVAQFVNNFPYIELSYTITTPLEQRIASEPISIAIQLETDTETDTDHEQALVARSSFYASRKLVQWWIVIGDPGTRTLLAIKKVTIRKTLELSLEVSLTQGRHERLKIWLVCDSYMGADREVNVDPVDVAEGVESEDQDDDDDDDDSDDEQEHH, from the coding sequence ATGCCCCCCAAAAAGCCAGACCTCTCTGGCTACCAGTACTCTGCGCTTTCGTCTCTCGTCATCCATGCCGACCGTACACATCGTCGGCCCGACGAACCATCCGGCGAGGCCGAGTCGCTAGCTGGTCGCATCAACATCCGCGATATGGGTACAGCCGTCAAGTCACAAGGCGTAAAGAATCTcgacaagaagcgcaaaaagGCACAAACAGACGATCAACTCAGTCAACCACTTgccaagcgtcaagctgcttcgGCCTCCTTCTCACATCAAAACACCTACACCGACATTCTTCAGGCCACCGCAGAACTCGAAGGTCTGCGATACAATCCAAAAACAGCAGAAACCAGAGACATTTACGAACTcatcctcggcatcgtccaTTCAGCATTAGGCGATCAAGCCCAAGATGTTCTTCGTTCTGCTGCAGACACTACCCTCGAGATTCTCAAGGATGACAATCTCAAAGACTTGGAAAAGAAAAACGAGATTGACGATATCCTCGGACCGCTTACCACCGAATCTTTCGGCCAACTTGCCAATCTCAGCAAGAAAATCACCGACTACGATCAAACAGATCACGACAATCTCACTGCGAACAAcgacgccaagctcgacgagatcgacgagaatGCCGGTGTGGCCGTCCTctttgacgacgaagaaCAACAGGAAAGCGATCACGACGGCGTCAATTATGTTGTACGTGACGATAGCGACGATTCCGATGCTTCCCAAGACGAAGACCCACACCCACGCCAACGCCAGGAGGAGGTCAAGCGCCAAGCATCCGATGCACAAGATGATGCcgacaccgacgacgacgagcaagatgcgcttctGATCGGCTCCAGCAACTTGGCCGCCAACGCCGATTCCAAGCAACACGATCCCACCCACGTCAGTCCGCGCGACATTGACGCCTTCTGGATCCAACGACACATCTCACACCACTACCCCGATGCATACGAGGCCAGCGAAAAGGCAGACAGTGCCTTCGACATTCTTTCGGCCGAATCCGACGTTCGCGATTGCGAAAACAGCCTCATGGAGCTCTTTGACTATGACAAGTTTGAGCTCGTTCAGCTTCTTACCAAGAACAGGGATGCCGTCGTCTGGTGCACTCGTCTAGCGCgcgccgatgacgatgaaaAGGTAAATGTCCACGTCGCAATGCGAGAAAAGGGCGTCGCTTGGATTCTCAAGGCATTGCAAGGCGACGTCGCCAACCCAAGCGGTGCTCTGACTAACAGCAATCCACCCAATCCACTCGCGCccatcgatctcgaagagGCACAACGCAAGGCCAAACGTCTCACCTCGCGTGCCACCATTGCTCCCGGATCCACAGCACAGCCAAGGCGCggtgtcgatctcgaggcCATGGCATTCACCCAGGGCGCTCATCTCAACACAAATCCAAAGGTCCGCTTGCCAGAGGGGAGCTTCAAGCGTACCAAGAAGGGCTACGAAGAGATTCACATCCCTGCACCGCCCAAGAGGACCATAGCCCAAGCCGACCTCGTGCCCATCACCACTCTACCTCAATGGGCTCAAGCTGCTTTCCCCGGTGCCACATCGCTCAACCCCGTTCAGTCACGCTGCTACCCCGTCGCGTTTGGCTCAGATGAACCCATGCTCTTATGTGCACCCACAGGCGCGGGCAAGACCAATGTCGCCATGCTCACAATCCTTAACGAGATCGGAAAATGGCGCGACCAAGCTTCCGGAGAGATCGAGCTTAATGCTTTCAAGATTGTCTACGTTGCCCCCATGAAGGCGCTTGTTTCTGAACAGGCGGCCAACTTCCGCGATCGTCTTCAGTCTTATGGCATTGTCGTCAATGAACTCACCGGAGACAGCCAATTGACCAAAGCACAGATCGCCGAGACGCAGATCATTGTCACCACACCGGAAAAGTGGGATGTCATCAGCCGCAAGAGCACCGACACGTCCTACACCAACCTTGTTCGCCTTGTCATTATCGATGAGATCCATCTGTTGCACGACGATCGTGGCCCTGTGCTCGAAGCCATCATTTCGCGAACCATTCGCCGCATGCAACAGATGAACGATCCCGTCCGTCTCGTCGGTCTTTCGGCTACTTTGCCCAACTATCAAGACGTCGCCACCTTCCTCCGTGTCAACCCCAAGACCGGTCTTTTTTACTTTGAAAGCAATTACCGTCCATGTCCGCTCAAGCAAGAATATGTCGGTATCACTGAAAAAAAGGCAATCAAGCGCTTGCTCATCATGAACGAGATCACCTACGAAAAGAcgctcgaccaagccgGCAAAAATCAGGTGCTCATCTTTGTCCACTCGCGCAAAGAGACGGCCAAGACGGCCAAGTTTATCCGCGATCGAGCCATGGAGCAGGATACTCTCAACCGTTTCTTGCCTCCCTCGCCTGCCAGCCAGGAAGTGCTTCgctccgagctcgacaatgtcgtcgACGGCGATCTCAAGGATGTGATTCCGTATGGGTTCGGCATCCACCACGCTGGTATGTCGCGTCTCGATcgcgagctcgtcgaggcgCTCTTTGCCGATGGTCATCTTCAGGTGCTCGTCTCTACCGCAACCCTCGCTTGGGGTGTCAATCTTCCGGCACACAccgtcatcatcaaagGCACACAGATTTACAACCCAGAAAAGGGCCGCTGGTGTGAGATCACACCACAAGACATGCTTCAGATGCTTGGACGGGCTGGTCGGCCGCAGTTTGACACCTTTGGCGAAGGtatcatcatcaccaaccaCTCTGAGCTGCAATACTATCTCAGCTTACTCAATCAGCAGCTACCCATCGAGTCACAGCTCGTCTCCAAATTGGCCGACAATCTCAATGCCGAGATTGTGCTGGGCACCATCCGCAACCGggacgaggcggtggcCTGGCTAGGCTACACGTATCTATACGTGCGAATGCTGCGCTCCCCAACGCTCTACAGCGTCACAGCCGATTATGCCGAAGATGATCCTTTCctcgagcagaagcgcgctGATATCGTTCACACTGCCGCTGCCTTGCTGGAAAAGTGCGGATTGCTCCGATACGAGCGACGCACCGGCAACTTTACCTCCAACGAGCTCGGacgcatcgcatcgcacTACTACATCACTCACGACAGCATGGCCACCTATCATCAGCAGATCAAGCCGCACCTTGGACCCATCGACCTCTTCCGCATTTTTGCACTCTCCAACGAGTTCCGTCACCAGGTGGTGCGACAggacgagaagctcgaagtggccaagctgctcgaacgCGTGCCCATACCCGTCAAGGAATCCGCCGACGATCCGATCGCCAAGGTCAATGTTCTTTTGCAATCATGGATCTCGCAGCTCAAACTCGATGGATACGTGCTTGCAGCCGATATGGTCTATGTCACTCAGTCTGCCGGCCGTATCCTGCGTGCCATATTTGAGATCTGCCTGAAGCGCGGCTACGCTCGACTGAGCAGGCTGGCTCTCGATCTGTGCAAGATGGTCGAGTCGCGTCAGTGGGGCTCGATGACGCCTTTGCGTCAATTCCGTGGCATACCCGCCGATCTCGTCCGTCGTCTCGAGCGCAAAGAATACCCGTGGAATCGGTTGCGCGATCTCGAGCCAAACGAAATCGGCGAGCTGATTGGAATTCCCAAAGCGGGTCGCCTTGTTCACCGGCTCGTCCACCAATTCCCGCGTTTGGAGCTTCAAGCTTTCTTTCAACCGCTCACACGCTCCTTGCTTCACGTCCAACTCACTATCACGCCTGACTTTCAGTGGGACGAAAAGGTGCACGGCGGTGCGCAGTCGTTCTGGATCATGGTGGAAGACgtggatgccgagatccTGCACTACCACGACCAGTTTCTCCTTCTGCGCAAGTATGCCGAGTTGGAACATACggtcacattcacgatcccAATGACTGAGCCCATTCCGCCCAACTACTTTATCAGCGTCGTCAGCGACCGATGGCTTCATAGTGAAGTGCGTCTGCCGATTTCGTTCAAAAACCTTATCCTTCCGGAAAAGTTCCCGCCTCACACGCCATTGCTTGATTTGCAGGCACAACCAGTCTCGGCGCTTAACGACGGTGCTGCCGAGCAGCTGTATGTCGAGTCGTTTTCGCACTTCAACAAAGTGCAGACACAGACATTCCACGCTCTGTACGGTAGCGACGACACGGCGTTTGTCGGAGCACCCACAGGAAGCGGCAAGACAGTATGTGCTGAGTTGGCACTGCTGCGTCTCTGgaaggacgaagaggcggGTCGTGCAGTCTGCGTTGTCCCGTACGACTCGATGGTTGCACCACGCGTAGCCGTATGGAAGGCCAAGTTCGGTTCGTATCAGGACGGCAAGGAGGTGGTCGGACTTACCGGCGAGACGAGTGCCGATCTGCGGCTTCTCGAGATGGCCGACGTGGTTGTCTGTACACCAGAGCACTGGGATGTGCTCTCGCGTCGCTGGCGTCAGCGCAAGAACGTCCAAAACGTTGCGCTGTATGTGTTCGACGACATCCACATGATCGGCGATTTGCGCGTTGGTCCAACATACGAAATTGTTGCTTCTCGCGCACGCTTTGTTGCTGCACAGACGCAGAACTCTACTCGCATTATTGCACTCAGTGTGCCACTTGCCAACGCGCGCGATCTGGGAGACTGGCTCGGAGCTCCGAGCGGAAGCGTATTCAACTTTGCTCCCAGTGCAAGGCAAGTGCCGATGGAGGTGCATATCAAGACTTTCAATGTTGCGCACTTCCCAAGTATGATGATCGCGATGGCCAAGCCTGCGTACCTGGCGATCATTGAGCATGCCGAGGATCAGCCGGTGATTGCGTTTGTTCCGAGCAGGAAGCAGGCCAAGTTGACAGCGGATGATCTGCTCGCCTACGTCGTAGCTGACAGCGACCGAGCGGATGGAGAGAGTGAGGATGGCGAGTCTCGCTTTCTCAACATTGAGATGGACGACCTCGAACCACATCTGCAGAGGGTCCAAGATGGCGATTTGcgagagctgctcgcgAACGGTATCGCGTACTACCACGAAGGTCTCACGCGCAACGACCGTCGAATTGTCGAGCGACTCTTCTCCGCCGATGCGATCCGAGTAGTCGTCGCGAGCAAAGAGACCGCCTGGAACATTCCACTGAGCGCGCACCTTGTGCTCATCATGTCGCTGCAGACCTACGAAGGTCGTGAACACCGGTACGTCGATTACCCTCTTCCTGACGTGCTGCAAATGGTCGGTCGATGCACCGTGCCCAACTCTCATGGAAGCTCACGCCTTGTGCTTCTCTGCCAAGCCACACGCAAAGACTACTTCAAGAAATTCCTCGCCGAGGGCCTACCCATCGAATCGCGTCTAACGTCGTATGCACAGGACTTTTTCAATGCGGAAATCGTCGCTCGTACCATCGACGACAAACAGGCTGCTGTCGACATCCTCACTTGGACACTGCTCTACCGACGTCTGCAACAAAACCCACAAGCGTACAACTGTCAAGGGAAAAGCATGCAGCACATTGGAGAGTTTTTGTCGGAACTGGTTGAGAACACGCTCGCGGATCTGGAGAACAGCAAGTGCATCAGCATTgaagacgagatggacgTCTCGCCGCTGAATCTGGGCATGATCGCGAGCTACTACAACGTGAGCTACGTGACGATCGACGTTTTCAACATGTCGTTAAAGGAGAGGACCAAGATGCGCGGATTGTTGGAGATCGTTAGCTCGAGTGCCGAGTTTGAAGATCTACCGATTCGACAGCACGAGGATGTTGTATTGCAACGCATCTACGATCGGTTGCCGCTAAAACTGGATCGGTTGGATCTGCTCTCTCCGTACCATAAGGTGTTTATTCTGATCCAGGCGCATTTTGGGCGGATGACTCTGCCTGTCGACTTGGAGGCGGATCAACGATGGGTGCTGACCAAGATTCTGAATCTGCTCTCGGCGTGTGTCGACGTCATGTCGTCCAATGCGTTCCTCAACGCCATTGTGGCGATGGAGCTTAGTCAGATGGTGGTTCAAGCGTGCTGGGAGAAAGATTCCGTGTTGAGGCAGGTGCCTGGATTTACAGCTGATGTGGTTCAACGATGCCGTGCACGCGGGGTCGAGGATGTCTACTCTTTGTCCGATCTCTTGGCTGATCTGTCCGAGGCGGAGAGGGATGATCTGCTGCGAATGGACAAGAAGCAGGTTGCAGCGGTAGCGCAATTCGTCAACAACTTCCCCTACATCGAGTTGAGCTATACTATCACCACGCCGTTGGAACAACGTATTGCGAGCGAacccatctcgatcgctatccagctcgagacggATACCGAGACGGATACCGATCACGAACAAGCTCTGGTGGCCCGAAGCAGTTTCTACGCCTCGCGCAAACTCGTCCAGTGGTGGATCGTAATCGGCGATCCTGGAACACGAACACTGTTAGCGATCAAAAAAGTGACCATCAGGAAGACGTTGGAGCTGAGTCTAGAGGTGAGCTTGACCCAAGGTCGACACGAGCGATTGAAGATCTGGTTGGTTTGCGATTCGTACATGGGTGCGGATCGCGAAGTCAACGTGGACCCGGTCGATGTGGCTGAAGGCGTCGAATCCGAggatcaagacgatgacgatgatgatgacgatagcgatgacgagcaagagcatcaCTAG